One Candidatus Symbiobacter mobilis CR genomic window, CTCTTCGTTGGCGACGCGCAGTTCCTCCTGTTGCACCCGCAATTGCTCGTTCTTTTCCTCGAGTTCCGTCTGGCTACGCAGCAAACCCTCTTCGGAAAGGCGCAAGTCATTGGCCTGCTGTGCAAGCAGGCGGTTGCTGTCGCGCAGCTCCTCTTCGCGTGTCTGAAGTTCCTCGGCTTGCGCCTGGGTTTGGTACAGCAGCCGTTCCGTCTGCTCGCGAGCCAGCGCTGATTGCACGGTGACGGCAATGCGGACATCGACTTCCGCGAGCAACTTCATATCGAGCGGACGCAAGGGGTGCAGCATGGCGAATTCCAGCAGCGCCAGCACTTCGCCGTTCCAACTCAGTGGGACGATAGCCAGGTGGCGCGGTTGCGTATTGCCCAGGCCCGAGCACAGATGAAAATAATCATCGGGCAGATCATTGATGATCCGGGTTTTGCGATCCAGCGCAGCCTGGCCGACGAAACCTTCACCCAGGCAAAACTCTGGGGGCGTGGCCTGCGCGCCAACGCCGGCGTATGCGCCAAACAGTTTGATGCGTGCGTTGCGGACGACGTAGAAGGCACCGGCGGCTACGCCCAGCGTATCGCACAGGCTGTCGACGATGGCGCGCGCCAGCACGGGCAGCGCCAAGTCGCCGCGCATAGCGTCATTGAGGCGGCCCATAGACTGTTGCAACCAATCGTGCGCGGCATCCTGTTCATGGGCTTCGCGCAACTCGCCGACCATGGCGTTGAACCCCTCGGCCAACTGGCCGAGTTCGTTGTGGACATCGAGGACGATAGGCGAATCGAGATAGCCGGTACGCACGCGTTTCACGCCGTCGGTAAGCGCAAGAATGGGACGAACGATGTTGCGGGTAATCGGGATCGTGGCCAGGGTGACGACCAGGATCGTCAGTCCAAGCAGTCCTATGGCCAGCCACTGGAAATGGCTGGCTGTGGCGAAGGCGGTGTCGGCATCGACTTCAACGACGATGGCCCAGGTGACTTCCGGCAGCTTCAGGGTATGGATCGCGCCGACCACTTCATTGCCCAGTGGGCCTTTGCACAGCAAGGTGAGAATGTCCCCATTGCGCAGAGGGGACTGTGCATTGGCCGTTGGGACCAATTGCTGGTGCCATAACCGCGTCAGTTCGGTGTCGATGGTCTTGCCGAGAAAAGAGGTGTCTGTGTGGGTGTCTGCGCCGGGACCGTGCGAGCGCAGTTGGAGGTCGCTCCCGATCAGGTAGTTGACGCTGCGGAGTTGGCGATCGTGGTTGATGGCGTTCAAGGCATTGAGCAGATTGCGGGAGGTGATCTGCAGAACGAATACGCCGATTTTTTGGCCCGTCGCGTCGATCATCGGTGCCGCCATGAAACCGCTCACCGCATTGTTGCTGGGCGCGTAGATTTCCAAATCGGAGAAGATGGGACGACCGTTGTCGAGGGCTTTGCGCACCGCGTTCGCTAGGCGCGATCCGGCCGCACTGCCGGAGAACAGATTGGCGCCAAGATTGGCCTCGACGGCCAGCGTGTACAAGATATTGCCTGCCGGATCGACGAACAGCGTGTCGTAAAAACCTTCGACCAAACGCAAGTCTTGCAGGTGGGACGCATATTGGTCGATGAGCTGCGCGTGCCGGAAGCTGCCGACGTAGCTTGACGCGGGCAGCCCACTGGCCTGAAAGTCGGCATCCAAGGCCGCCATAAAAGCAAGGTTGCGGTCCCGCCGCGCTTCCCGCAACAAGGTCGAGAGAATTTGCTGGCTGTAGGTTTGCATGGCACCGGCTTCGATGCGTGCCTGCGCGATGACCGTTTGCACAGCGGCGGAACGCAGGTTCTCACGCGCCTTTTGGAGGCCGAACAGCGTCACGCCCAGCAGCGGTACGAGGGCGACTACCAGAAACCAGAGTGTGAGACTGACACCGAGTCGGCTGCGGATGCCCATGCCCATCCACGGGCGGGTCGTGGCGGGCGCTGGCGAAGGGGAAACCCTCATTGTTTCGTGATCTCCGTGGAGAAGCTGTCGTCGGCCAGCGCATTGATGTCGATCTTGCTGTGTATGAAGCCGGCTTCGTACGCAAGGTCCATGATCTGGCGGAAGCTCTCCTTGCTGTTGAGATCGACATTGAGGTTCAGGTAGTTGATCTTGCTGAGTTCCATGCTGGCGATGATGGCATCGCGTGTGTGCGCCGGGATGTGGCGCTGCACCATGGTGACGATGTCATCCAGCGCCTTGCCGCCCTGCTTTCTGGCTATTTCGATGTCGAGACCGGCGCGATGGATGGCCGTGATCACCTCTTGCAGCGCGTCGCGTTTGTCGGCGATCACGCTGTTCTTGGCGATCAGGACGCATTCGACGTGCCCCTTGGGATACTTCATCACGTCCTTGGAATACCAGGCGACATGTCCGAAGCCGCTGGTCTCCGCAATCTCCGGCCATGGCAGCGATTGCTCGAAAGCTGCCGGCTGGTTGCGCGCCGTTTCCTGCTTGAGAAAGGCGGTGGACGCCGGCGGCTTGACGATACGCAGCAAGACATCCACCGGGTCGCCGTGGCGCAAGCCGAGCGTCATGTGGTTGTCCTTGAGGTACTTGTAGAGCACCGTGGCGTGCGTGGAGAGCGGCGAGGGGACGGCGATGATCGGCTGCCCGTTGCCGCGCTTCCATGCGCGCAGGCCATCGGCGACCCGTGCGTCAGGCATCCGTGCGGCCTTGTCGGGAGGCATTTGCACGTAACGACCGAGCGCCTCGTTGATCACCAGCGCATTGCCGTCGCGGTGTACCAGACTCACCCAGCGGAAGTCCGGCTTTTTGGCAAACATGTCCATCACCATCGGTGCCACGGTCATTGCAGCGTCGGCCTCGGGTTCGGAAAGGAAATAGGCGCGCACCAAGTCGGGGCCGGACAGAATCTTGAGACGGAAATCGGCGTGCTGCATCTGGCCGCGGTATTTCTCGTAAGCGACGATCGCGGCGTAGTGGTCTGCAAGGGGAATGCCGACAAGCTCGATGCGTTGCCGTTGCGCCATCGCAGGTGTGGCATGGGCCGCAGCGAGCCACAGCAGGATGGGTCCCAGCCAGCGCCGGAGGGGGGCGATCCGATGCTTCATGCCGATGTTCCAGTGGTCGTGTCCACGTCAAACGGAACGACGGGGACGACGGGGACGACGCGATTGCGTCCCGCGCTCTTTGCCTCATAGAGCCGCATATCCGCTGTGCGCATCATTTCCCTGGGTGTCGGTTCCTCGAACTCGTTCGAGCACACGACGCCGATGCTGACCGTGAGGCGCAACGTGCCCTTCGAGGTGGGGACGCTGGAACAGGCGACTGCCTGACGCACGCGCTCGCACACGTTCTGCGCAAGCGCGAGACGGGCCTGGGGCATGATCAGCGCGAATTCCTCCCCACCGTAGCGAAACACCGTATCCATGGCGCGAATCGAGTGTTCGAGCGATTGCGCAACGGACACCAGCACATCGTCGCCAGCCTCGTGACCAGCGGTATCGTTGATGGTTTTGAAATGGTCGAGGTCGAGCAGGGCAATGGCAACCGGTTCGCCAGTGCGTTGCGCGGTAGCCAGTGTCTTGTCGATCATTTCGTCGAACCAGCGGCGCTGGTACAGGCCGGTCAGGTGGTCGTGGATCGCCAGCTTGTGCAACTCCTCTTGTTGCTCCAGAATCTTGCGGTTGGCGGCCTCCAACTGTCGCATTGCCAGTTCGATTTCCTCGCGCTGGCGCCACAGGTCGAGGAACACGCGAACCTTACATTGGAGGATGAAGGGGTTGATCGGCTTGAAGAGGAAATCCACTGCGCCGGACTTGTAGCCCTTGCACTGA contains:
- a CDS encoding ABC transporter substrate-binding protein, which gives rise to MKHRIAPLRRWLGPILLWLAAAHATPAMAQRQRIELVGIPLADHYAAIVAYEKYRGQMQHADFRLKILSGPDLVRAYFLSEPEADAAMTVAPMVMDMFAKKPDFRWVSLVHRDGNALVINEALGRYVQMPPDKAARMPDARVADGLRAWKRGNGQPIIAVPSPLSTHATVLYKYLKDNHMTLGLRHGDPVDVLLRIVKPPASTAFLKQETARNQPAAFEQSLPWPEIAETSGFGHVAWYSKDVMKYPKGHVECVLIAKNSVIADKRDALQEVITAIHRAGLDIEIARKQGGKALDDIVTMVQRHIPAHTRDAIIASMELSKINYLNLNVDLNSKESFRQIMDLAYEAGFIHSKIDINALADDSFSTEITKQ
- a CDS encoding GGDEF domain-containing response regulator, whose translation is MTHSASCNDDPHVLMVDDREENLIALEALLSDVDATLHQARSGNEALASMLKHRYALVLLDVQMPGMDGYEVADLMQLNPTTRGTPIIFVTAINKDEPHQCKGYKSGAVDFLFKPINPFILQCKVRVFLDLWRQREEIELAMRQLEAANRKILEQQEELHKLAIHDHLTGLYQRRWFDEMIDKTLATAQRTGEPVAIALLDLDHFKTINDTAGHEAGDDVLVSVAQSLEHSIRAMDTVFRYGGEEFALIMPQARLALAQNVCERVRQAVACSSVPTSKGTLRLTVSIGVVCSNEFEEPTPREMMRTADMRLYEAKSAGRNRVVPVVPVVPFDVDTTTGTSA